A genomic window from Microvirga sp. TS319 includes:
- the pepT gene encoding peptidase T, producing the protein MATRVTDRFLRYVVIDTQSDASSASQPSTEKQKNLGRLLVEELREIGVSDAHLDEHGYVYGTIPSNTPKSDVPVICFCSHMDTAPDFSGTNVKPQVVKNYQGGDIRLPGNPDQIIRVAEHPVLNDLIGHDIVTSDGTTLLGADDKAGIAEIMAAAEHLIHNPDIRHGTIRILFTTDEEIGRGVDKVDLKKLGADFAYTMDGETAGVVEDETFSADAVEIAITGVAIHPGFAYGRMENAIKIAGAILARLPKTMAPETTKDRDGFIHPTGVSGVMEKASLSFIIRDFTEDGLKSKEALLEEITRGVMADYPGSRYTFTVREQYRNMKVVLDRHPEIVEHAVEAVRRAGMTPVRGSIRGGTDGSRLSFMGLPCANIFAGGHAFHSPLEFVSSQDMEKAVKTIVELAKLWEERA; encoded by the coding sequence ATGGCCACTCGCGTTACCGATCGTTTTCTTCGCTACGTCGTCATCGACACCCAGTCCGACGCCTCTTCCGCGTCCCAGCCGTCCACGGAGAAGCAGAAGAACCTCGGCCGCCTTCTCGTGGAGGAGCTTCGCGAGATCGGCGTGTCCGATGCGCATCTCGACGAGCACGGCTATGTCTATGGGACCATCCCATCGAACACGCCCAAGAGCGACGTTCCAGTCATCTGCTTCTGCTCCCATATGGATACCGCACCGGATTTCAGCGGCACCAACGTCAAGCCGCAGGTCGTCAAAAATTATCAGGGAGGCGACATCCGGCTTCCGGGAAATCCCGACCAGATCATCCGGGTCGCCGAACATCCCGTCCTGAACGACCTGATCGGCCACGACATCGTCACCTCTGACGGCACGACGCTCCTCGGCGCCGACGACAAGGCGGGAATTGCCGAGATCATGGCGGCGGCCGAGCACCTGATCCATAACCCCGACATCCGGCACGGCACGATCCGCATCCTCTTCACCACGGACGAAGAAATCGGACGTGGTGTCGACAAGGTGGACCTCAAGAAGCTGGGAGCCGACTTCGCCTACACGATGGACGGCGAGACCGCCGGCGTCGTCGAGGACGAGACCTTCTCGGCCGATGCGGTGGAGATCGCGATCACCGGCGTCGCGATCCATCCGGGCTTCGCCTACGGCAGGATGGAAAATGCCATTAAAATCGCGGGCGCCATTCTGGCGCGTCTTCCCAAGACCATGGCCCCGGAGACAACGAAGGATCGTGACGGCTTCATCCACCCCACGGGCGTTTCCGGCGTCATGGAAAAGGCCAGCCTGAGCTTCATCATCCGCGACTTCACGGAAGACGGCCTCAAGAGCAAGGAGGCCCTTTTGGAAGAGATCACCCGGGGCGTGATGGCGGATTATCCCGGCTCCCGCTATACGTTCACGGTGAGGGAACAGTACCGCAACATGAAAGTCGTGCTCGACCGGCATCCGGAAATCGTCGAACATGCCGTCGAGGCGGTCCGGCGGGCCGGAATGACGCCGGTGCGCGGCAGCATTCGAGGCGGAACCGACGGCTCGCGGCTCTCCTTCATGGGGCTTCCCTGCGCCAATATCTTTGCGGGCGGCCATGCCTTCCATTCCCCGCTGGAATTCGTCAGCAGCCAGGACATGGAAAAGGCCGTGAAGACCATCGTCGAACTTGCCAAGCTCTGGGAAGAGCGCGCGTAG
- a CDS encoding CDC48 family AAA ATPase, translating to MSDDGKVVRLQVANTRPGDAGRGIARMSRQVLSTLGLQEGQAIEIIGKRHTAALAVAPYAEDEGLNIVRMDGLQRVNAGVSGGDFVEIKPAETRPATRIVLAPAQKGLRLQGSGDALRRTFHHRPLAAGDVISTSVYSPRAADPRFPEELRGLLNVPAYGLQEIRLVVVSTQPRGIVQVTAETEFELRPQFEEPKEARRADVTYDDIGGLGNTVDQVREMVELPLRHPELFQRLGIDPPKGVLLYGPPGTGKTLLARAVANETEAQFFHIAGPEIMGSHYGESEQRLRQVFQEAQQNAPAIIFIDEIDSIAPKREEVTGEVERRIVAQLLTLMDGLEPRQNIVVIGATNRREAIDEALRRPGRFDREIVIGVPDEAGRREVLTIHTRGMPLAEDVNLDELARTTYGFVGADLSALAREAAMDSLRRILPDVNLKEGIPSEVLENLSVIRQDFQNALKRIQPSALREIMIQVPNVTWDDIGGVEEARTRLREGVELPLKSPESFRRLGIRPAKGFLLFGPPGTGKTLLAKAVAREAQANFVATKSSDLLSKWYGESEQQVSRLFARARQVAPTVIFIDEIDSLAPIRGGGLGEPAVTERVVNTILAEMDGLEELQGVVVMAATNRPNLIDPALLRPGRFDELIYVPVPDAQGRRHILGIHTKSMPLAPDVDLDAVAEQTNRFTGADLEDLTRRAGLLALRESLEAQTVTMAHFEQALRETRPSVTPEMEREYEDLLRTLKQEGPQRQSIGFLPLARAAE from the coding sequence ATGTCAGATGATGGAAAGGTCGTCCGCCTTCAGGTCGCGAACACGAGGCCGGGCGATGCGGGCCGCGGCATCGCCCGCATGAGCCGGCAGGTCCTGTCGACCCTGGGCCTGCAGGAAGGCCAGGCTATCGAAATCATCGGCAAGCGACATACGGCGGCTCTCGCGGTCGCACCCTATGCGGAGGACGAAGGCCTGAACATCGTCCGCATGGACGGGCTTCAGCGTGTCAATGCCGGCGTCAGCGGCGGCGACTTCGTCGAAATCAAACCTGCCGAGACCCGCCCGGCCACCCGGATCGTGCTCGCCCCCGCGCAAAAGGGGCTGCGCCTCCAGGGCTCGGGCGACGCCTTGAGGCGCACCTTTCATCACCGTCCCCTCGCCGCAGGGGACGTGATCTCGACCTCGGTGTATTCGCCGCGGGCGGCCGATCCGAGATTTCCGGAAGAACTGCGCGGCCTGTTGAACGTCCCTGCCTACGGGCTGCAGGAGATCCGCCTCGTCGTCGTCTCGACCCAGCCGCGAGGTATTGTTCAGGTCACTGCGGAAACGGAGTTCGAGCTGCGCCCGCAATTCGAGGAACCGAAAGAGGCGCGCCGCGCAGACGTCACCTATGACGATATCGGGGGGCTCGGGAACACGGTCGATCAGGTCCGTGAAATGGTCGAACTCCCGCTTCGCCATCCCGAACTCTTCCAGCGTCTCGGCATCGATCCACCGAAGGGCGTCCTGCTCTACGGCCCTCCCGGCACCGGCAAGACGCTTCTCGCACGCGCCGTCGCGAACGAGACCGAGGCCCAGTTCTTCCACATCGCCGGGCCGGAGATCATGGGCAGTCACTACGGCGAGTCCGAGCAGCGGCTGCGGCAGGTTTTCCAGGAAGCCCAGCAGAACGCGCCGGCGATCATCTTCATCGACGAGATCGACAGCATCGCGCCCAAGCGCGAGGAAGTGACCGGAGAGGTCGAAAGACGCATCGTGGCGCAACTGCTCACGCTCATGGACGGTCTCGAGCCTCGCCAGAACATCGTCGTGATCGGCGCGACCAACCGGCGCGAGGCGATCGACGAAGCGCTCCGCAGGCCGGGCCGCTTCGACCGGGAAATCGTGATCGGCGTTCCTGACGAGGCCGGACGCCGCGAGGTCCTCACGATCCACACCCGCGGCATGCCGCTCGCCGAGGATGTGAACCTGGATGAGCTGGCCCGGACCACCTATGGGTTCGTCGGCGCGGACCTCTCCGCGCTTGCCCGCGAGGCCGCGATGGATTCGCTACGCCGCATTCTGCCGGACGTGAATCTGAAGGAAGGCATTCCTTCGGAGGTGCTGGAGAACCTGAGCGTCATCCGGCAGGATTTCCAGAATGCGCTGAAGCGGATCCAGCCCTCCGCCCTGCGCGAGATCATGATCCAGGTGCCCAACGTCACCTGGGACGACATCGGCGGCGTCGAGGAAGCGAGAACCCGCCTGCGCGAAGGTGTCGAGCTTCCGCTCAAGAGCCCGGAATCGTTCCGCCGGCTCGGGATCCGGCCCGCCAAGGGCTTCCTGCTCTTCGGCCCGCCCGGCACGGGCAAGACCCTGCTGGCGAAGGCGGTGGCGCGTGAGGCTCAGGCGAATTTCGTGGCGACGAAATCCTCCGATCTTCTCTCGAAATGGTATGGCGAGTCGGAGCAGCAGGTCTCCCGCCTGTTCGCCCGTGCTCGCCAGGTCGCGCCGACCGTCATCTTCATCGACGAGATCGATTCGCTCGCCCCAATACGTGGCGGCGGCCTCGGAGAGCCCGCCGTCACCGAGCGCGTGGTCAACACGATCCTGGCCGAGATGGACGGGCTTGAGGAGTTGCAGGGCGTCGTCGTGATGGCGGCGACCAACAGGCCCAACCTCATCGACCCCGCCCTTCTCCGGCCGGGGCGCTTCGACGAGCTGATCTACGTGCCCGTGCCCGACGCGCAAGGCCGCCGCCACATCCTGGGCATTCACACCAAGTCCATGCCGCTGGCCCCGGATGTGGATCTCGATGCGGTAGCAGAGCAAACGAACCGCTTCACAGGTGCCGATCTCGAAGACCTCACCCGGAGAGCGGGCCTGCTCGCGCTGCGGGAATCCCTGGAGGCCCAGACGGTCACCATGGCTCATTTCGAGCAGGCCTTACGGGAAACGCGCCCGTCGGTCACGCCCGAGATGGAGCGGGAATACGAGGATCTGCTGCGCACCCTGAAGCAGGAGGGCCCGCAGCGCCAGTCCATCGGCTTCCTTCCGCTCGCGCGGGCGGCCGAATGA
- a CDS encoding SDR family NAD(P)-dependent oxidoreductase has protein sequence MAEDRSLAVVTGASTGIGYELARCCAENGFDLVVAADEPRINDAAEDFRKLGAKVEPVQADLATLEGVDKLYQAIGTLNRPVEALLANAGRGLGKAFLDQDFNEVRDVIETNITGTLYLIQKIGRDMRSRNSGRILITGSIAGFMPGSFQAAYNGSKAFLDSFSFALRNELKDTNITVTCLMPGATETEFFERADMMDTQVGQSKKDDPADVAKTGFEAMMKGEGDVVTGLKNKLMTAIAAVTPAGVLAEQHRKMAEPGSGEK, from the coding sequence ATGGCTGAAGATCGCTCCCTTGCCGTCGTGACCGGAGCCTCCACGGGCATCGGCTACGAACTGGCGAGATGCTGCGCCGAGAACGGCTTCGATCTCGTCGTCGCGGCGGACGAGCCGAGGATCAACGACGCAGCCGAGGATTTCCGCAAGCTCGGCGCCAAGGTGGAACCCGTGCAGGCCGACCTGGCGACCCTGGAGGGCGTGGACAAGCTCTACCAGGCCATCGGCACTCTGAACCGCCCCGTAGAAGCGCTGCTGGCGAATGCGGGCCGCGGCTTGGGAAAGGCCTTTCTCGATCAGGACTTTAACGAGGTTCGGGACGTCATCGAGACGAACATTACCGGCACGCTGTACCTGATCCAGAAGATCGGACGCGACATGAGGTCCCGCAATTCCGGACGGATCCTGATCACCGGCTCGATCGCGGGCTTCATGCCGGGAAGCTTCCAGGCCGCCTATAACGGCAGCAAGGCTTTTCTGGACTCCTTCTCGTTCGCGCTTCGCAACGAACTCAAGGACACCAACATCACGGTGACCTGCCTGATGCCCGGCGCGACCGAGACCGAGTTCTTCGAACGGGCCGACATGATGGATACCCAAGTCGGCCAATCCAAGAAGGACGACCCTGCAGACGTGGCCAAGACCGGCTTCGAGGCCATGATGAAGGGCGAAGGCGACGTCGTGACGGGGCTGAAGAACAAGCTCATGACCGCCATCGCAGCCGTGACGCCCGCGGGAGTATTGGCCGAGCAGCATCGGAAGATGGCGGAGCCAGGCTCCGGAGAGAAGTAG
- a CDS encoding transporter substrate-binding domain-containing protein, producing MRKRFLGTMLALGLVSAAGAAQAGPTMDRVTKAGEMKVATNSGWPPQSYLDDNNKLVGFDVDVANEIAKRLGVKVSFETPEWNVMTGGRWHGRFDVAVGSITPTKARSQVIDFAGIYYFSPYVFVVHKDSKATSRDDLNGKKIGVETGTTSEDYINRRLEIDAPGVAPIQYTLTPGEVKTYADSMLPFDDLRLGDGVRVHAVIAPEQTAQNAIKNKYPVKILPGDAAFKEPLVVVTDKGDPEWTAKLGSIIQSMKDDGTLSKLTTKWYGNDYSK from the coding sequence ATGCGTAAGCGCTTTCTCGGTACAATGTTGGCGCTGGGACTCGTCTCGGCGGCAGGCGCGGCTCAGGCCGGTCCGACCATGGATCGCGTCACGAAAGCCGGAGAGATGAAGGTCGCGACCAATAGCGGCTGGCCTCCGCAGAGCTATCTCGATGACAACAACAAGCTCGTCGGCTTCGACGTGGACGTGGCCAACGAGATCGCCAAGCGCCTGGGCGTGAAGGTGAGCTTCGAGACGCCCGAATGGAACGTGATGACGGGCGGCCGCTGGCACGGGCGCTTCGATGTGGCCGTCGGGTCCATCACCCCGACCAAGGCGCGGTCCCAGGTCATCGATTTCGCCGGCATCTATTACTTCAGCCCTTACGTCTTCGTGGTGCACAAGGACAGCAAGGCCACCTCGCGTGACGATCTCAACGGCAAGAAGATCGGCGTGGAGACCGGGACGACCTCCGAGGATTACATCAATCGCCGTCTTGAGATCGATGCTCCCGGCGTGGCGCCGATCCAGTACACGCTGACCCCGGGCGAGGTGAAGACCTACGCCGATTCGATGCTGCCGTTCGACGATCTGCGGCTTGGCGACGGCGTGCGCGTTCACGCGGTGATCGCACCCGAGCAGACCGCGCAGAACGCGATCAAGAACAAGTATCCGGTCAAGATCCTGCCCGGTGACGCCGCTTTCAAGGAGCCGCTCGTGGTGGTGACGGACAAGGGCGATCCGGAATGGACCGCCAAGCTCGGCAGCATCATTCAGAGCATGAAGGACGACGGCACTCTCAGCAAGCTGACCACCAAGTGGTACGGTAACGACTACAGCAAGTAG
- a CDS encoding NAD(P)/FAD-dependent oxidoreductase, which translates to MSYIETYYRRALGPNAVQRPLLEGGIKVDVCVVGGGLAGLTAALELARKGRKVCVLEANRIAWGASGRNGGFVSPGWAARYKNIRRMVGEDHAKELHRLSIEGAEAVLANVRSLAIEGAGPTHGIMGAVRYEATDDLKAHQDWLEKEFGYKVEFKSRDEVRQMLVSPRYYQALFDPNAFHFHPLNYARALAAEIERLGGAVYEGSAVVATALNGATKVAKTAHGSVEADHLVIASGGYTGSLVPQLQRSYLPIATYVMLTKPARELIASAIRTDAAIGDDRRAGDYYRVVDGGERILWGGKITTRTTEPRLLGRLLHETMVSTYPRLKDLEVEIVWSGLMSYARHMMPQIGRLQPGVWYCTAFGGHGLNTTSIGGRVIAEAIAGESDRYKLFSPFGLAWNGWIAGRAAVQLTYWAYQASDFLRERKSA; encoded by the coding sequence ATGTCCTACATCGAAACCTACTATCGTCGAGCGCTCGGTCCGAACGCCGTCCAGAGACCGCTGCTCGAAGGAGGCATCAAGGTCGATGTCTGTGTTGTGGGTGGGGGGCTCGCCGGCCTGACGGCGGCTCTCGAACTCGCCCGGAAAGGCCGCAAGGTCTGCGTTCTGGAGGCGAACCGCATCGCCTGGGGAGCCTCCGGCCGCAACGGCGGATTCGTCAGCCCCGGCTGGGCCGCCCGTTACAAGAACATCCGGCGCATGGTCGGCGAAGACCATGCGAAGGAGCTGCATCGTCTCTCGATCGAGGGCGCGGAAGCGGTTCTCGCGAACGTTCGCAGCCTCGCCATCGAGGGCGCGGGGCCGACCCACGGCATCATGGGAGCCGTCCGCTACGAGGCGACGGACGACCTCAAGGCGCATCAGGACTGGCTCGAAAAGGAATTCGGCTACAAGGTCGAGTTCAAGAGCCGGGACGAGGTGCGGCAGATGCTCGTCTCTCCGCGCTACTACCAGGCTCTGTTCGATCCCAACGCCTTCCATTTCCATCCCCTGAACTATGCGCGGGCGCTCGCTGCGGAAATCGAGCGGCTCGGGGGAGCCGTGTACGAGGGCTCCGCCGTCGTCGCGACCGCATTGAACGGCGCGACCAAGGTGGCCAAGACGGCGCACGGATCCGTCGAAGCCGATCATCTGGTGATCGCGTCGGGCGGCTATACGGGCAGCCTGGTGCCGCAGCTCCAGCGCAGCTACCTGCCGATCGCCACCTATGTGATGCTGACGAAGCCCGCTCGCGAGCTGATCGCGAGCGCCATCCGCACCGATGCGGCCATCGGCGACGACCGTCGCGCCGGCGACTATTACCGTGTGGTCGACGGAGGCGAGCGCATTCTTTGGGGTGGCAAGATCACGACCCGCACGACGGAGCCGCGCCTTCTCGGCCGCCTGCTTCACGAGACGATGGTCTCCACCTATCCGCGATTGAAGGATCTGGAGGTCGAGATCGTCTGGTCGGGCCTCATGTCCTATGCCCGGCACATGATGCCTCAGATCGGCCGCCTGCAGCCGGGAGTTTGGTATTGCACGGCTTTCGGCGGCCATGGCCTCAACACGACGTCCATCGGCGGGCGCGTGATCGCGGAGGCGATCGCGGGTGAGAGCGACCGCTACAAGCTGTTTTCTCCTTTCGGTCTTGCCTGGAACGGCTGGATCGCCGGGCGCGCGGCGGTCCAGCTGACCTACTGGGCCTATCAGGCGTCGGACTTCCTGCGCGAGCGGAAGTCGGCCTAG
- a CDS encoding amino acid ABC transporter permease has protein sequence MHYADNVDYPRLLSRPSVYGPGLGLLFGVLLYAQAGATSLGQALAGLFGLAEGSPLAANLIVALIVTAVVAVNVAVVMRLSLKHQVYVVWVELALLVLLFFYSFDLSFEFIRRKIGFLLTQGLVTTLYVSAISIVIASVLAMIGAVAKLSSNGIALGIANFYTSLFRGLPLLMQIYMIYLGLPQLGYVINAVPAGILALSLCYGAYMTEIFRAGIESIPKGQWEASRALGLKPRDTLTRIILPQAMRIIIPPTGNQFIAMLKDSSLVSVVGVWELMYLARTQGQTEFRHVEMMITASLIYWILSIVLELIQARIERRFNKAHVR, from the coding sequence ATGCATTACGCCGACAACGTTGATTACCCCAGGCTGCTGTCGCGGCCGTCCGTCTATGGTCCGGGCCTCGGCCTGCTGTTCGGCGTTCTTCTCTACGCGCAGGCGGGGGCGACGTCGCTGGGCCAGGCGCTTGCGGGCCTGTTCGGCCTTGCGGAAGGGTCGCCCCTGGCGGCGAACCTAATCGTCGCTCTCATCGTGACCGCCGTCGTCGCGGTCAATGTCGCCGTGGTGATGCGGTTGAGCCTCAAGCATCAGGTCTATGTCGTCTGGGTCGAGCTGGCGCTTCTCGTCCTGCTGTTCTTCTATTCGTTCGATCTCAGCTTCGAGTTCATCCGCCGCAAGATCGGCTTTCTCCTGACGCAGGGCCTGGTGACGACCCTGTATGTATCGGCGATCTCGATCGTCATCGCGTCCGTTCTGGCGATGATCGGCGCCGTTGCGAAATTGTCCTCCAACGGCATCGCGCTGGGCATCGCGAATTTCTATACCTCGCTCTTCCGCGGCCTGCCTTTGCTGATGCAGATCTACATGATCTATCTCGGCCTGCCGCAGCTCGGATACGTCATCAATGCGGTGCCCGCCGGCATCCTGGCGCTGTCGCTCTGCTACGGCGCCTATATGACCGAGATCTTCCGCGCCGGCATCGAGAGCATTCCCAAGGGCCAGTGGGAGGCCTCGCGGGCTCTCGGGTTGAAGCCCCGGGATACGCTGACGCGCATCATCCTGCCCCAGGCCATGCGCATCATCATTCCGCCGACCGGCAATCAGTTCATCGCCATGCTCAAGGACAGCTCGCTCGTATCCGTGGTCGGGGTCTGGGAGCTGATGTATCTCGCCCGCACGCAGGGACAGACCGAGTTCCGCCACGTGGAGATGATGATCACGGCCTCGCTGATCTACTGGATTTTGTCGATCGTTCTGGAGCTGATCCAGGCGCGCATCGAGCGCCGCTTCAACAAGGCCCATGTCCGATGA
- a CDS encoding amino acid ABC transporter ATP-binding protein — protein sequence MIQNRKLSLVETTPETAGTVPAVRIRNLSKWYGSFQALKNVDLTIARGEKLVICGPSGSGKSTLIRTVNALESFQEGQIVVDGVELTRKPEAVEAVRKRVGMVFQQFNLFPHLTVLENCTLALRLVRGVSHKEAEERALYYLGKVRIPDQAQKYASQLSGGQQQRVAIARALSMQPDIMLFDEPTSALDPEMVKEVLDTMTQLAGEGMTMAVVTHEMGFARQVADRVVFMDRGEIVEQGIPSEFFSSPKEPRAQMFLSQILH from the coding sequence GTGATCCAGAACAGGAAGCTCTCTCTCGTCGAAACGACCCCCGAGACGGCCGGAACCGTTCCTGCCGTTCGGATCCGAAATCTGTCGAAATGGTATGGCAGCTTTCAGGCCTTGAAGAATGTCGATCTCACCATTGCCCGCGGCGAGAAACTCGTGATCTGCGGTCCCTCGGGCTCCGGAAAGTCGACCCTCATCCGGACCGTGAATGCGCTCGAGAGCTTCCAGGAAGGGCAGATTGTCGTCGACGGCGTCGAGCTCACGCGCAAGCCCGAAGCGGTCGAGGCCGTGCGGAAACGGGTCGGCATGGTGTTCCAGCAGTTCAACCTCTTTCCGCACCTCACGGTGCTGGAGAACTGCACCCTGGCCCTGCGGCTCGTGCGCGGCGTTTCGCACAAGGAGGCCGAGGAGCGGGCGCTGTACTATCTCGGCAAGGTCCGCATTCCGGATCAGGCCCAGAAATACGCCTCGCAGCTTTCCGGCGGCCAGCAACAGCGCGTGGCGATCGCGCGGGCTCTGTCGATGCAGCCCGACATCATGCTGTTCGACGAGCCGACTTCGGCTCTCGACCCCGAGATGGTCAAGGAGGTGCTCGACACCATGACGCAGCTAGCCGGAGAAGGCATGACCATGGCGGTCGTCACCCATGAGATGGGCTTCGCCCGTCAGGTTGCGGACCGGGTCGTGTTCATGGATCGCGGGGAGATCGTGGAGCAGGGCATCCCGTCCGAGTTCTTCTCCAGCCCCAAGGAGCCGCGGGCTCAAATGTTCCTGAGCCAGATCCTTCACTGA
- a CDS encoding phytoene desaturase family protein has protein sequence MANDCDVVVIGAGHNGLVCAFYLAAAGYKVKMFEQRSVVGGAAVTEEFHPGFRNSVASYTVSLLNPKIIRDLDLPRHGLRVVERRLSNFLPLPNDQYLKTGEGVTRSEIARFSPRDAERYDAYSGEIDAIADVLRDLVLQQPPNLVAGGLRATLTESWRALMTGNRLRGLSMANRRALLDLFAKSAGDYLDGWFETDCVKAAFGFDSIVGNFASPYTPNTAYVLLHHVFGEVNGKKGAWGHAIGGMGAITQAMAKAARERGVEIETNAPVHEVIVEKGRAAGIVLKDGRTIRARAVAGNVHPGLLFDRLVPEGALPADFLNRMRRWKSGSGTFRMNVALSSLPSFTALPGREVADHHTAGIIIAPSLAYMDRAYDDAKQFGWSREPIVEMLIPSTLDDSLAPQGMHVASLFCQHVQPSLSDGRSWDDHREEVADLMITTVDRHAPGFKESVIGRQIMSPLDLERTFGLIGGDIFHGALTLDQIFSARPMLGHADYRAPITGLYMCGAGTHPGGGVTGAPGHNAARAMMADMRRLR, from the coding sequence GTGGCCAACGATTGTGATGTGGTCGTCATCGGAGCGGGGCACAACGGGCTCGTCTGCGCCTTCTATCTCGCCGCGGCCGGATACAAGGTGAAAATGTTCGAGCAGCGCTCCGTCGTGGGCGGCGCGGCCGTGACCGAGGAGTTTCATCCGGGCTTTCGCAATTCGGTTGCCTCCTACACAGTCAGTTTGCTCAACCCCAAGATCATCCGCGATCTCGATCTGCCCCGCCACGGGCTCAGGGTCGTGGAGCGCCGCCTGTCGAATTTCCTGCCGCTGCCGAACGATCAGTACCTGAAGACCGGGGAGGGCGTGACGCGATCCGAGATCGCTCGCTTCAGCCCCAGGGATGCGGAGCGTTACGACGCCTATTCCGGCGAAATCGACGCCATCGCGGACGTGCTGCGCGACCTCGTTCTCCAGCAGCCTCCGAACCTGGTCGCCGGTGGCCTGCGCGCGACGCTGACGGAGAGCTGGCGGGCCCTGATGACAGGAAACCGCCTGCGCGGCCTGTCCATGGCGAACCGGCGGGCGCTGCTCGATCTCTTCGCCAAATCGGCGGGCGACTATCTCGACGGCTGGTTCGAGACCGATTGCGTGAAGGCGGCGTTCGGCTTCGATTCCATCGTGGGCAACTTCGCGAGCCCCTACACGCCGAATACCGCCTATGTGCTGCTTCACCACGTCTTCGGCGAGGTGAACGGGAAGAAGGGGGCGTGGGGTCACGCCATCGGAGGCATGGGGGCGATCACCCAGGCCATGGCGAAAGCCGCGCGCGAGCGCGGCGTCGAGATCGAAACCAATGCGCCGGTGCATGAGGTCATCGTCGAGAAGGGCAGGGCCGCCGGTATCGTCTTGAAGGACGGACGCACCATCCGGGCCCGTGCCGTGGCGGGCAATGTCCATCCCGGGCTGCTGTTCGACCGGTTGGTGCCCGAAGGCGCCCTGCCGGCCGACTTCTTGAACCGCATGCGCCGCTGGAAATCGGGCTCCGGCACGTTCCGGATGAACGTGGCGCTGTCCTCGCTGCCGAGCTTTACGGCTCTGCCCGGACGGGAGGTCGCGGATCATCACACCGCCGGCATCATCATCGCCCCGTCTCTGGCCTACATGGACCGCGCCTATGACGATGCGAAGCAGTTCGGATGGAGCCGCGAGCCGATCGTCGAGATGCTGATTCCCTCGACCCTGGACGACAGCCTCGCGCCACAGGGCATGCACGTGGCGAGCCTGTTCTGCCAGCATGTCCAGCCGAGCCTCTCGGACGGGCGCTCCTGGGACGATCACCGCGAGGAAGTGGCCGATCTGATGATCACCACCGTCGACCGCCATGCTCCCGGATTCAAGGAGAGCGTCATCGGCCGGCAGATCATGAGCCCGCTCGATCTCGAGCGCACGTTCGGGCTCATCGGCGGCGACATCTTCCACGGTGCGCTGACCCTCGATCAGATCTTCAGCGCCCGCCCGATGCTGGGGCATGCGGATTACCGCGCGCCCATAACGGGGCTGTACATGTGCGGCGCGGGCACGCATCCGGGCGGCGGCGTCACGGGGGCCCCGGGCCACAATGCCGCCCGCGCGATGATGGCCGACATGCGCCGCCTGAGATGA